A stretch of Synechococcus sp. WH 8020 DNA encodes these proteins:
- the pstS gene encoding phosphate ABC transporter substrate-binding protein PstS yields MRRPFLIRSSMTLMGVAAGLGLAACTSTENSNSNIEGTLAAAGASFPAAIYQRWFSDLAPQGIQVNYQSVGSGAGVRQFTAGTVDFGASDKPMKPEAIEKVSRGVVQIPMTAGAIAVAYNNSGCKLELSQKQLAGIFLGNINNYSELGCDPKAIKIVHRSDGSGTTYNFTKHLSAISPEWKENVGADKSVQWPTGIGAKGNEGVSAQLQQIDGGIGYVELAYVKGDLQAAAAENGSGKKVFPTNKTASEALGSIDLGPDLIGGNPNPMGGYPIVTFTWVLAYANDNAEKLPLLQKTFNYMLSDEAQSKAPELGYVSLPPEVISKAKDAVNTLKE; encoded by the coding sequence ATGCGTCGTCCTTTCTTGATTCGCTCATCCATGACTCTCATGGGTGTAGCAGCAGGCCTAGGCCTTGCAGCCTGTACCAGTACAGAAAACAGCAACAGCAACATCGAAGGGACACTTGCAGCTGCTGGCGCTTCCTTTCCCGCAGCGATTTATCAACGTTGGTTTTCTGACCTAGCGCCACAAGGAATCCAAGTGAATTACCAATCCGTGGGTTCCGGAGCGGGTGTGCGCCAATTCACTGCAGGCACGGTTGACTTCGGGGCTTCTGACAAGCCAATGAAACCCGAAGCCATTGAAAAAGTGAGTCGTGGTGTCGTGCAGATCCCGATGACGGCAGGTGCCATTGCCGTTGCTTACAACAACTCTGGTTGCAAACTTGAGTTATCACAAAAACAATTAGCAGGAATCTTTTTAGGCAACATTAATAATTACAGCGAACTTGGATGCGATCCAAAAGCCATCAAAATTGTTCATCGCTCCGATGGATCTGGCACCACCTACAACTTCACTAAGCACCTTTCAGCGATCAGCCCTGAATGGAAAGAAAATGTTGGAGCTGACAAGTCTGTTCAGTGGCCAACAGGAATTGGAGCGAAAGGAAACGAAGGAGTGTCTGCGCAACTTCAACAAATCGATGGTGGCATTGGCTACGTCGAGCTGGCCTATGTGAAAGGAGATCTCCAAGCAGCTGCTGCTGAAAACGGATCAGGGAAGAAAGTCTTCCCCACCAACAAAACTGCCAGTGAAGCACTGGGGTCCATCGATCTTGGTCCAGATCTGATCGGTGGCAACCCAAACCCCATGGGTGGATATCCAATCGTGACGTTCACATGGGTGCTGGCCTACGCCAACGACAATGCTGAAAAGCTCCCGCTTCTTCAGAAGACCTTTAATTACATGCTCTCGGACGAGGCCCAGTCCAAAGCTCCAGAGCTTGGTTATGTGTCACTTCCTCCAGAAGTGATCAGCAAAGCGAAGGATGCCGTTAACACACTTAAGGAGTAA
- a CDS encoding DUF1350 family protein, with amino-acid sequence MSRWQRQQGCWCLWPASPQGLIEFIGGSYLATNPQISYRRLLEGLAARQFAVHAWSFVPGFDHQLQAREGWQALRTCRSALNQRLGQDLAPVRVGHSLGCKLHLLAPDGGRNSVAMVALSFNNFTAERSIPLLGTLAPSLGVVTEFSPGPEATLRLIERYYLQPHNLVIRFGTDQLDQSQDLMQALSRRSDDQSQFVSMKGDHLTPASAGLRQGLLGDWADDPSRARVIGQLVDSISNVRLGLERQP; translated from the coding sequence ATGAGCCGCTGGCAGCGACAACAGGGCTGCTGGTGCCTCTGGCCTGCCTCACCGCAAGGACTGATTGAATTTATTGGCGGAAGCTATCTCGCCACCAATCCTCAGATCAGTTACCGGCGTCTGTTGGAAGGATTGGCTGCACGTCAGTTCGCTGTCCACGCTTGGAGCTTTGTGCCAGGTTTCGACCATCAGCTGCAGGCCCGAGAAGGTTGGCAGGCCCTTCGCACCTGTCGCTCTGCCTTAAATCAGCGTTTAGGACAAGATCTTGCTCCGGTCCGCGTCGGTCATAGCTTGGGCTGCAAGTTGCATTTGCTTGCACCGGATGGCGGACGCAACAGTGTTGCGATGGTCGCGTTGAGTTTCAATAATTTCACCGCTGAACGGTCGATTCCCCTCCTTGGCACCCTGGCGCCAAGCCTTGGTGTGGTCACGGAATTCAGTCCTGGGCCAGAGGCAACTCTGCGCTTGATTGAACGCTATTACTTACAGCCCCACAACCTGGTGATTCGCTTCGGGACGGATCAGCTTGATCAAAGCCAGGACTTGATGCAGGCGCTGAGCAGGCGATCCGATGACCAAAGCCAGTTTGTTTCCATGAAGGGAGATCACCTCACCCCGGCCAGTGCTGGACTTCGACAGGGCCTTCTCGGTGATTGGGCCGATGATCCTTCAAGAGCCAGGGTGATCGGTCAATTGGTTGATTCCATCAGCAACGTGCGACTTGGTCTTGAACGTCAGCCATGA
- the arsJ gene encoding organoarsenical effux MFS transporter ArsJ: protein MRFSSLQQYSIVTANYWAFTLTDGALRMLVLFHFHELGYSTLEIAFLFLFYEFFGILTNLYGGLIGARYGLRLTLWVGTLLQIVALLMLIPVAASWPKLLSVSYVMVAQAVSGIAKDLNKMSAKSAIKVVVPVNADDVQAGESQLFKWVAILTGSKNALKGVGFFLGGVLLTSLGFNAAVGWMAAGLAFAFLPTLVLPADFGKMKVKPSFSSLLSKSQGINVLSLARFFLFGARDVWFVVALPVFLEASLGWNFWEIGGFLGLWVIGYGIVQGSAPALRRLWGKNTPPGVSSLQFWSALLTAIPALIAVALWREVDVSIAITAGLAAFGIVFAMNSSIHSYMVLSYTDSESVSLNVGFYYMANAAGRLTGTLLSGGIFLLGGMQACLWMSCLLVGLAFLSSCKLPLPPRHCVNSIKSV, encoded by the coding sequence ATGAGGTTTTCTTCGCTGCAGCAATACAGCATCGTGACTGCGAATTATTGGGCGTTCACGCTTACTGACGGTGCCTTGCGCATGTTGGTGTTGTTTCACTTCCATGAACTTGGTTACTCCACTCTTGAGATTGCGTTTTTGTTTCTCTTTTATGAATTTTTTGGGATCCTCACTAATCTCTATGGTGGTTTGATTGGTGCTCGCTATGGGTTACGTCTTACGTTATGGGTTGGTACTTTGCTTCAGATTGTTGCATTGTTGATGCTGATACCTGTTGCTGCTAGCTGGCCTAAGTTATTGAGTGTGAGTTATGTAATGGTGGCTCAGGCAGTTAGTGGTATTGCAAAAGACCTCAACAAAATGAGTGCTAAAAGCGCAATTAAGGTCGTTGTTCCCGTGAATGCAGATGATGTGCAGGCCGGTGAATCACAACTGTTTAAATGGGTTGCCATTCTTACTGGCTCCAAAAATGCTCTCAAGGGCGTAGGTTTTTTTCTGGGTGGTGTTCTTCTCACCTCCTTGGGCTTCAATGCAGCAGTCGGCTGGATGGCTGCGGGTTTGGCATTTGCATTCCTGCCAACCTTGGTTTTGCCAGCTGATTTCGGCAAGATGAAGGTCAAACCGTCGTTTTCCTCCCTGCTCTCTAAATCTCAGGGGATCAATGTTCTGTCTTTGGCTCGTTTTTTCTTGTTTGGGGCTAGAGATGTTTGGTTTGTGGTGGCTTTGCCCGTCTTTCTCGAGGCGTCTTTGGGGTGGAACTTCTGGGAGATTGGCGGTTTTCTTGGCCTTTGGGTGATTGGTTACGGCATCGTTCAGGGTTCTGCTCCTGCTTTACGTCGTCTTTGGGGGAAAAACACTCCACCTGGGGTTTCATCCCTCCAGTTCTGGAGTGCCTTATTAACTGCGATACCGGCTCTCATCGCTGTAGCGCTGTGGCGTGAGGTAGATGTTTCGATTGCCATCACTGCTGGTTTGGCTGCTTTTGGAATTGTGTTTGCGATGAACTCCTCCATTCACTCCTACATGGTGCTTTCGTACACCGATTCTGAGAGCGTCAGCCTCAACGTAGGTTTTTATTACATGGCGAATGCGGCGGGACGTTTGACGGGGACATTGTTGTCTGGAGGTATTTTCTTGCTAGGTGGAATGCAGGCTTGTTTATGGATGTCTTGTCTTCTTGTTGGTCTAGCGTTTTTGAGCAGTTGCAAATTACCTTTACCGCCTAGGCATTGCGTTAACTCTATTAAATCAGTGTAA
- the sds gene encoding solanesyl diphosphate synthase, giving the protein MATVTELLQPVEADLEILLSDLRSLIGAGHPILQAAAEHLFSAGGKRLRPGIVLLISRALSPDGELSSRHRRLAEITEMIHTASLVHDDVVDEASTRRGVETVHSRFNYRVAVLAGDFLFAQASWHLANLDNLDVVKLLSRVIMDLADGEVKQGLFRFDTGQSFETYFEKSYCKTASLIANSAKAAGVLSGLPESQLESLYHYGRQLGLAFQVVDDILDFTASDQQLGKPAASDLSSGYLTAPALYALEEHPALSGLIEREFSGAGDLETALALVRESEAIPRTRELAKTFAREARQSLDWLPESPSRTALLELPDFVLSRLY; this is encoded by the coding sequence ATGGCCACCGTCACCGAGTTGCTGCAGCCGGTCGAGGCGGATCTAGAGATCCTGCTAAGCGACCTTCGCAGCCTGATAGGAGCCGGTCACCCGATTCTCCAAGCAGCTGCCGAACACCTCTTCAGCGCAGGGGGGAAACGGCTTAGGCCAGGAATCGTTTTACTCATTTCTAGGGCGCTGTCTCCAGACGGAGAGCTCAGTTCGCGGCATCGACGCCTGGCGGAGATCACTGAGATGATCCACACCGCCTCACTCGTCCACGACGATGTTGTCGATGAAGCGTCCACCCGCCGTGGTGTTGAGACCGTCCACAGCCGTTTTAATTACAGAGTTGCCGTTTTAGCCGGTGATTTCCTGTTCGCCCAGGCGAGTTGGCATTTGGCAAATCTCGACAACCTCGATGTTGTGAAATTGCTCAGCCGCGTGATCATGGATCTCGCTGATGGTGAAGTAAAGCAAGGCTTGTTTCGCTTTGATACCGGTCAATCCTTCGAAACTTATTTCGAGAAGAGTTACTGCAAGACGGCCTCATTAATCGCCAATAGCGCAAAAGCAGCTGGTGTTTTAAGTGGCTTGCCTGAGTCTCAACTCGAGTCGTTATATCACTACGGTCGTCAGCTAGGTCTAGCGTTCCAGGTTGTGGATGACATCCTTGATTTCACCGCTAGTGATCAACAACTTGGGAAGCCAGCAGCTAGTGATTTATCGAGCGGCTATCTCACAGCGCCCGCTCTCTATGCCCTTGAGGAGCATCCTGCTCTATCGGGTTTGATCGAACGCGAATTCAGTGGAGCCGGTGATCTCGAAACTGCTTTGGCTTTGGTTCGTGAGTCAGAAGCGATTCCTCGCACAAGGGAACTCGCCAAAACATTTGCACGCGAAGCAAGACAATCCCTGGATTGGTTGCCCGAATCCCCGTCAAGAACAGCCTTACTCGAATTACCAGACTTCGTGCTTAGTCGTTTGTACTAA
- the murI gene encoding glutamate racemase yields MTIRLGLFDSGIGGLTVLRRILERHGAVPVTYLGDTARVPYGSRSPSEIRSIAAEVVAWLRAQKVSTVVMACNTTNALARDVTEGQAGVPVVGLIGAAAALVKESRVGVLATPATVASGAYRESIEALHPGTLVVQQACPDFVPLIEAGDLRSDELRKAAIRYLQPLLEASVDSVVLGCTHYPLLVPLLANLLPPHMRLIDPAVAVATQLDAFLGQPLPGSQNQPVSLEAAHLCVTKDAQGFAERATAWLGQRPCVDLVNLHP; encoded by the coding sequence TTGACCATTCGTCTTGGACTGTTTGACAGTGGCATTGGCGGGCTCACCGTGCTGCGCAGAATCCTGGAGCGCCACGGTGCAGTGCCAGTGACCTACTTAGGCGACACCGCCCGTGTTCCCTACGGAAGTCGCTCTCCTTCCGAAATTCGTTCGATTGCGGCTGAGGTTGTGGCTTGGTTGCGAGCCCAAAAGGTCTCCACCGTTGTGATGGCTTGCAACACCACCAATGCTCTCGCCAGAGACGTCACCGAGGGACAGGCCGGCGTACCTGTTGTAGGGCTGATTGGAGCTGCCGCTGCTTTGGTTAAAGAATCGCGAGTTGGTGTTCTCGCCACGCCAGCAACAGTGGCCTCTGGCGCCTATCGAGAGAGCATCGAAGCGCTCCATCCAGGAACCTTGGTCGTGCAACAGGCCTGTCCGGACTTTGTTCCGCTGATCGAAGCCGGAGATCTCCGTTCTGATGAGCTGCGTAAAGCGGCAATTCGATATTTGCAACCCTTACTCGAGGCCTCCGTTGATTCGGTGGTGCTCGGCTGCACCCACTACCCGCTGCTCGTGCCGCTTCTTGCGAACTTATTGCCGCCTCATATGCGTTTGATCGATCCTGCTGTCGCCGTCGCAACGCAACTCGACGCCTTTCTGGGCCAACCGTTACCGGGAAGCCAAAATCAACCGGTATCACTGGAAGCAGCCCATCTTTGCGTGACGAAAGATGCCCAAGGCTTTGCGGAGAGAGCCACGGCTTGGCTGGGCCAAAGGCCTTGCGTTGATCTCGTGAATCTGCATCCATAG
- a CDS encoding N-acetylmuramoyl-L-alanine amidase produces MAPLPFRFTALVLAAAVQASSLLISLPAQAASALAAWKLSSSGELLLRTAAGARLQAFFEAGDRQRGPRVWIDFPGELSRARSLPGSGPVREIRLGKPSPGETRLVIEFQPGVDLDPSQLKLIGTASNRWKLRFQGLSTTGLRAIGEGNINRAASGSWAGGLRIQPSRTPVNAAGLPTVTRGRYRVVIDPGHGGPDPGAVGIRGIRESEIVLDISLQVARLLEARGVQVTMTRTAEVDVDLPPRVSIANRVGADAFVSIHANAISMARPDVNGIETFFYSDRRSARLATHLQQQMLNVSPGSPNRGVKRGRFFVIRRTTMPAALVEMGFVTGNIDSPRLATSSHRQRLALAIATGILDYLKGVR; encoded by the coding sequence ATGGCCCCGCTGCCCTTTCGCTTCACTGCGCTCGTCCTTGCCGCGGCTGTACAAGCCTCATCGCTGCTGATCAGCCTGCCAGCCCAGGCCGCTAGTGCCCTTGCAGCGTGGAAACTCAGCTCTTCAGGGGAGCTCTTGTTACGAACCGCTGCGGGTGCACGACTTCAAGCCTTCTTCGAAGCCGGAGATCGCCAGCGCGGGCCCAGGGTGTGGATCGATTTTCCAGGTGAGCTCAGCCGCGCCAGAAGCCTCCCCGGTTCTGGCCCTGTCCGCGAAATTCGTCTTGGTAAACCGAGCCCGGGTGAAACCCGTTTGGTGATCGAGTTTCAGCCAGGGGTTGATCTCGATCCCAGTCAATTGAAATTGATCGGTACCGCTTCAAACCGCTGGAAGCTGAGGTTTCAAGGGCTTTCCACCACTGGATTGCGAGCGATCGGGGAAGGAAATATCAACCGTGCAGCCTCAGGGTCCTGGGCCGGTGGCCTACGCATCCAACCCAGCCGAACTCCGGTGAATGCCGCAGGCTTACCCACCGTGACTCGAGGACGATATCGCGTCGTGATCGATCCAGGTCATGGTGGTCCCGATCCTGGCGCTGTAGGGATTCGAGGCATCCGGGAGAGTGAAATCGTTCTCGATATCTCGCTTCAAGTCGCTCGATTACTGGAAGCCAGGGGGGTTCAGGTCACCATGACGCGGACAGCGGAAGTGGATGTGGATTTGCCACCCCGAGTTTCGATTGCCAATCGCGTTGGTGCCGATGCTTTCGTCAGCATTCATGCCAACGCGATCAGCATGGCCAGGCCAGATGTGAATGGGATCGAGACCTTCTTTTACTCCGACCGTCGTTCCGCACGCTTAGCCACTCATCTGCAGCAGCAAATGCTAAATGTGTCCCCCGGCAGCCCGAATCGGGGTGTTAAAAGAGGTCGATTTTTTGTGATTAGGCGCACCACGATGCCAGCAGCTCTTGTCGAGATGGGATTCGTCACTGGCAACATTGATTCTCCGCGCCTCGCAACCTCGTCCCACCGTCAACGGCTTGCTTTAGCGATTGCCACCGGCATTCTTGATTATCTAAAAGGTGTGCGTTGA
- a CDS encoding HAD family hydrolase, protein MVEPSLIACCSNALTAQHYRRFHHPHQSRCQNPQKSDMATMPKAGSLSAPKACLFDLDGLLLDTEPLQAEAWKAAAACFNGSLTPQQLQQLKGRRRDDNANLVCSWLQQSVSAEQLLTAREPIAKRLVASAPAVPGAESLIRFCRSQHLPMALVTSSKEASLLYKISGHPWLDLIQSRVLGDDPELRAGKPAPDPYLLATQRLGVLPRECWVFEDSEAGCQSALEAGCLVWQLVPPPSETALSQNAFVETDGLHHSRLTRITNLAEAERQLCKSLSTND, encoded by the coding sequence ATGGTGGAACCCTCACTCATCGCCTGCTGCTCAAATGCACTGACAGCACAACACTATCGACGCTTTCATCATCCGCACCAGTCGCGTTGTCAGAATCCACAGAAGAGTGATATGGCAACGATGCCAAAGGCTGGATCCTTGTCAGCGCCAAAAGCATGCTTGTTTGATCTTGATGGGCTCCTGCTCGATACCGAACCCTTGCAGGCAGAGGCTTGGAAGGCAGCGGCAGCCTGCTTCAACGGATCCTTAACGCCTCAGCAACTTCAGCAGCTCAAGGGACGTCGCCGGGATGACAATGCCAACTTGGTGTGTTCATGGTTGCAGCAGTCCGTTTCAGCGGAGCAGCTCCTGACAGCGCGGGAGCCGATTGCTAAGCGATTAGTGGCTTCGGCTCCAGCGGTTCCTGGCGCTGAGTCACTCATCCGTTTTTGCCGCTCTCAGCATTTGCCGATGGCACTTGTCACCAGCAGTAAGGAAGCGTCCCTGCTGTACAAGATCTCTGGACATCCTTGGTTGGATTTGATTCAAAGCCGTGTGTTGGGTGATGACCCTGAACTTCGGGCAGGAAAACCAGCTCCTGATCCCTACCTGTTAGCGACCCAGCGACTTGGGGTTTTGCCAAGAGAATGCTGGGTGTTTGAAGATTCAGAGGCTGGGTGTCAGTCGGCCTTAGAAGCAGGTTGCTTGGTCTGGCAATTGGTCCCACCACCCAGTGAAACTGCTCTCAGTCAAAACGCCTTCGTTGAAACCGATGGACTGCACCATTCTCGGCTCACTCGTATCACCAATTTGGCGGAAGCAGAGAGACAACTCTGCAAAAGCCTTAGTACAAACGACTAA
- the acs gene encoding acetate--CoA ligase, translating into MSEGSTIESVLQEQRVFDPPADLASDARISGMESYRALAEAAKADPDTFWGDAARRELHWFEPFHTVLDWTNPPFARWFEGGTTNLSYNCLDRHLNGPKANKPALIWEGEPGDVRTFTYKELHAEVCRAANALKTIGIGKGDLVALYMPMVPEAAIAMLACARIGAPHSVVFGGFSAEALRDRLIDGEVKAVITADGGFRKDKPVSLKPAVNAALADGACPTVQSVLVVKRTDEPVEMVAGRDQWWHELVDHQSDACTAEPMASEDRLFVLYTSGSTGKPKGVVHTTAGYNLWTHLTFQWIFDIRDDDVFWCTADVGWITGHSYIVYGPLSNGATTVMYEGAPRPSKPGAFWELIQKHKISIFYTAPTAIRAFMRSGRAVPDQYDMSSLRLLGTVGEPINPEAWMWYRDVVGGERCPIVDTWWQTETGGVMISPLPGATPTKPGSATLPLPGIQADIIDAEGNSCDPNEGGYLAVRAPWPGMMRTVHGNPQRFRESYWEAIRPADGSHLYFAGDGARKDADGYFWVMGRVDDVINVSGHRLGTMEIESALVSHPAVAEAAVVGRPDDLKGEGIVAFVTLELGRESSDALVAELRAHVGKEIGPIARPDEIRCSDALPKTRSGKIMRRILRALAAGEEVTGDTSTLEDRSVLDRLRG; encoded by the coding sequence ATGAGTGAGGGTTCCACCATTGAGAGCGTGCTTCAAGAACAGCGTGTCTTTGATCCACCGGCGGACCTCGCCAGCGATGCGCGAATTTCTGGGATGGAGTCCTATCGCGCTCTTGCGGAAGCGGCCAAAGCAGATCCAGACACGTTCTGGGGAGACGCGGCCCGTCGTGAACTGCATTGGTTTGAACCGTTTCACACCGTTCTCGACTGGACTAATCCGCCGTTTGCGCGCTGGTTTGAGGGGGGAACCACCAACCTTTCCTACAACTGTCTTGACCGGCATCTGAATGGACCGAAGGCCAACAAACCAGCCCTGATCTGGGAGGGAGAGCCCGGGGATGTCCGCACCTTCACCTACAAGGAGCTGCATGCCGAGGTGTGTCGTGCTGCCAACGCCCTTAAGACCATTGGGATCGGCAAAGGCGATCTAGTCGCTCTGTACATGCCCATGGTTCCGGAGGCCGCTATCGCCATGCTGGCCTGTGCGCGCATTGGTGCTCCTCACTCTGTTGTGTTTGGTGGGTTCTCAGCAGAAGCCCTGCGTGATCGTCTCATCGACGGTGAAGTCAAAGCGGTCATCACGGCCGATGGTGGTTTCCGAAAAGACAAGCCTGTATCGCTGAAGCCTGCTGTGAATGCAGCGCTTGCCGATGGTGCTTGCCCAACGGTGCAGTCAGTACTCGTGGTGAAGCGCACCGACGAACCAGTGGAGATGGTGGCTGGGCGTGATCAGTGGTGGCACGAACTCGTGGACCATCAATCCGATGCGTGCACCGCTGAGCCCATGGCGAGCGAAGACAGATTGTTTGTGCTTTACACCTCTGGATCAACCGGAAAACCCAAAGGTGTGGTCCACACCACTGCCGGATACAACCTCTGGACCCATTTGACCTTTCAATGGATCTTCGACATCCGTGATGACGATGTGTTTTGGTGCACGGCCGATGTGGGCTGGATCACTGGACACAGCTACATCGTCTACGGACCTCTGTCGAACGGTGCAACCACGGTGATGTACGAGGGTGCTCCTCGCCCCTCCAAGCCAGGGGCCTTCTGGGAGCTGATTCAGAAACACAAAATCAGCATTTTCTATACCGCTCCTACGGCGATTCGTGCCTTTATGAGGAGTGGCCGTGCGGTACCTGATCAATACGACATGAGCAGCCTGCGCCTGCTCGGCACCGTCGGTGAACCGATCAACCCTGAAGCCTGGATGTGGTATCGCGATGTGGTTGGCGGTGAACGCTGTCCGATCGTCGACACCTGGTGGCAAACAGAAACCGGTGGTGTGATGATCAGCCCTTTGCCTGGAGCGACCCCGACCAAACCAGGCTCTGCCACCTTGCCCTTACCGGGGATTCAGGCCGACATCATTGATGCCGAGGGCAATAGCTGTGATCCAAACGAGGGGGGGTACCTGGCGGTGCGAGCCCCTTGGCCAGGCATGATGCGCACCGTTCATGGAAATCCCCAACGGTTCCGGGAGAGCTACTGGGAAGCGATTCGCCCTGCCGATGGATCGCATCTCTACTTCGCTGGTGACGGAGCGCGCAAAGATGCCGACGGGTATTTCTGGGTGATGGGGCGTGTGGATGACGTCATCAACGTCTCAGGCCATCGTCTTGGCACGATGGAGATCGAGTCGGCCTTGGTCAGCCATCCCGCCGTCGCCGAAGCGGCTGTAGTCGGACGACCCGATGATCTGAAGGGTGAGGGGATTGTTGCCTTCGTGACGCTGGAGCTGGGACGAGAGTCCAGCGACGCCCTCGTTGCCGAGCTGCGCGCCCATGTTGGAAAGGAGATCGGACCGATCGCCAGACCGGATGAGATTCGCTGCAGCGATGCCTTGCCAAAAACGCGTAGTGGCAAGATTATGCGCCGGATTCTGAGAGCTCTTGCTGCCGGCGAAGAGGTCACTGGCGACACCAGCACTCTGGAAGACCGCTCCGTTCTCGATCGTTTACGCGGCTAG
- a CDS encoding peroxiredoxin: MALTIGDRAPEIALEDQDGVLRRRDELHDKVLVLFFYPKDDTPGCTAEACAFRDTYSSFEALGAVVWGVSSDDAVSHRKFAQRYQLPFPLLSDQGQQLRSSFGVPKVLGLLPGRVTYVIDAEGTIRHLFNNMLDGPAHVREAERIVKELSKG; this comes from the coding sequence ATGGCTCTCACGATCGGAGACCGGGCACCAGAGATCGCCCTCGAAGATCAAGACGGCGTGCTGCGTCGTCGTGATGAGCTGCATGACAAGGTCTTGGTGTTGTTTTTCTACCCCAAAGACGACACCCCTGGTTGCACAGCAGAAGCGTGTGCCTTCCGCGATACCTATTCCTCTTTCGAGGCTCTCGGTGCTGTGGTGTGGGGTGTCAGCAGCGACGATGCTGTGAGTCATCGAAAATTTGCTCAGCGCTACCAGTTGCCGTTCCCTCTCCTGAGTGACCAGGGTCAACAACTGCGTTCGAGTTTTGGGGTTCCGAAAGTTCTTGGATTGCTTCCAGGACGAGTGACCTATGTGATTGATGCGGAGGGCACGATTCGTCATCTCTTCAACAACATGCTCGATGGCCCGGCGCATGTGCGTGAAGCCGAGCGGATCGTGAAGGAGCTGTCAAAAGGATGA
- a CDS encoding 3'-5' exonuclease yields MESGAVPGQLNLLGEFQVEEPVALPMQQEQESDEAAVQTLLIIDTETSGLAPEAHHCLEIGAILFDVPSRQILAQMSCLLPVESNAAEAINRIPAAVTRLPQPWQPGLDYFQELLNAADLLVAHNAAFDRQWFGRGRLPATNLPWLCSMEDMRWPEDKQLRSRPSVRDLALAYEIPVWAAHRALTDCIYLAEVFRRCDQLEQLIERGLEPRSLMRAQISYDDRQLARDAGFRWNDPVKGAWTRRLSQREVEELPFAVVPQDES; encoded by the coding sequence ATGGAGTCAGGCGCAGTTCCTGGTCAATTAAATCTTCTGGGTGAATTCCAGGTAGAAGAGCCGGTAGCTCTTCCGATGCAACAGGAGCAAGAGAGCGATGAAGCAGCCGTTCAAACCCTGTTGATCATTGATACGGAAACCTCAGGCCTGGCACCTGAAGCGCATCACTGCCTCGAAATTGGCGCCATTTTGTTTGATGTCCCAAGCCGGCAGATTCTGGCCCAGATGTCTTGCCTCTTGCCCGTTGAATCCAATGCGGCTGAGGCCATCAATCGCATCCCCGCCGCAGTCACTCGACTACCACAACCCTGGCAACCAGGACTCGACTACTTCCAGGAACTACTGAACGCTGCTGATCTACTGGTGGCCCATAACGCGGCCTTTGACCGGCAATGGTTTGGAAGAGGCCGTCTTCCTGCAACAAATCTGCCCTGGCTTTGCAGCATGGAAGACATGCGTTGGCCCGAAGACAAGCAGCTCAGGTCACGACCTTCAGTCCGTGACTTGGCACTCGCCTATGAGATTCCGGTTTGGGCGGCCCATCGAGCGTTAACCGATTGCATCTATCTGGCAGAAGTGTTCCGCCGTTGCGATCAACTGGAACAACTCATCGAACGTGGATTGGAACCCCGTTCCTTAATGAGGGCTCAGATTTCCTATGACGATCGCCAGTTAGCTCGAGATGCAGGCTTCCGTTGGAATGATCCAGTGAAGGGGGCTTGGACCAGGCGTCTCAGCCAACGCGAAGTGGAAGAACTGCCATTTGCAGTTGTGCCCCAAGACGAGAGTTAA